A genomic segment from Spongiibacter sp. IMCC21906 encodes:
- the ampD gene encoding 1,6-anhydro-N-acetylmuramyl-L-alanine amidase AmpD, whose protein sequence is MYSIDDQGWLWPAEHCHSPNCSDRPEGVEVDLLVIHNISLPAGEFGGGNVQRLFCNTLDCASHPGFSDLDGLCVSSHLFIDRRGGVTQFVSFDKRAWHAGLSQFEGRDNCNDFSVGIELEGSDNIPYTQQQYEQLLLVTKTLQCYYPGISASRITGHSDIAPGRKTDPGPAFDWAYYKNALT, encoded by the coding sequence ATGTATTCGATTGATGACCAGGGCTGGTTATGGCCCGCTGAACATTGCCATTCTCCCAATTGCTCGGATCGTCCCGAGGGGGTTGAGGTGGATTTGTTGGTGATTCACAACATCAGTTTACCCGCCGGTGAATTTGGCGGCGGGAATGTTCAGCGTCTGTTTTGTAATACTTTGGATTGCGCCTCCCACCCTGGTTTCTCTGATCTTGATGGTCTCTGCGTATCATCCCATTTGTTTATTGATCGCCGGGGTGGCGTGACTCAGTTTGTCTCCTTTGATAAGCGCGCCTGGCATGCGGGGCTGTCGCAGTTTGAGGGACGGGATAATTGCAATGATTTTAGCGTGGGTATTGAGCTGGAGGGCAGCGATAATATTCCCTATACGCAGCAGCAATATGAGCAGCTACTGTTAGTGACAAAAACGCTACAGTGCTATTATCCGGGCATTTCCGCTTCGCGAATTACTGGCCACAGCGATATCGCTCCGGGCAGAAAAACAGACCCCGGTCCTGCATTTGACTGGGCGTATTATAAAAATGCACTCACGTAG